The following are encoded together in the Phenylobacterium sp. NIBR 498073 genome:
- a CDS encoding DUF1275 family protein, whose protein sequence is MAGYVDAVGFLLTGGFFVSFMSGNSTRLAVGLAEGAGYAGLAFALIAAFVAGVSTGAFLGRKAGARRGPAVLAFVSLVLALAATLAALAPLPAAILVLAFAMGAENTVFAQDGEVRFGLTYMTGALVKLGKAITAALMGGDRFGWAPHLLLWLGLVAGAALGALAFQRLGPGALWIAAAAMALLALAAARLDLAPATA, encoded by the coding sequence GTGGCCGGCTACGTGGACGCCGTCGGCTTCCTGCTGACCGGCGGCTTCTTCGTCTCCTTCATGAGCGGCAACTCCACCCGCCTGGCGGTGGGCCTGGCCGAGGGCGCGGGCTATGCAGGCCTGGCGTTCGCCCTGATCGCCGCCTTCGTGGCCGGGGTCTCGACCGGAGCCTTCCTCGGCCGCAAGGCCGGGGCCCGGCGCGGGCCGGCGGTGCTGGCCTTCGTCAGCCTCGTCCTGGCGCTGGCCGCCACGCTCGCCGCGCTTGCGCCCCTGCCGGCCGCCATCCTGGTCCTCGCCTTCGCCATGGGGGCGGAGAACACCGTCTTCGCCCAGGACGGCGAGGTCCGCTTCGGCCTGACCTACATGACCGGCGCCCTGGTCAAGCTCGGCAAGGCGATCACTGCGGCGCTGATGGGCGGCGATCGCTTCGGCTGGGCGCCGCACCTGCTGCTGTGGCTGGGCCTCGTCGCCGGCGCCGCCCTCGGCGCCCTGGCCTTCCAACGGCTCGGCCCCGGGGCCCTCTGGATCGCCGCCGCCGCCATGGCGCTGCTGGCCCTCGCCGCCGCCCGCCTCGACCTGGCGCCGGCGACGGCCTGA